Sequence from the Kineosporia succinea genome:
GCCCGACGGCGACTCGTACGTGGTGAACGGCACCAAGTACTACTCGACCGGCACCCTGTACGCCGACCACACCTTCGTGACCGGCGTGACCCCGGAGGGTCTTCCGGTGCAGGCGCTGCTGACGCTGGGCACCGAGGGCATCACGGTCGAGGACGACTGGGACGGCTTCGGTCAGTCCCTCACCGCCACCGGGACGACCCGTTTCGAGGGCGCTCGCGTTCCTGCGCAGGAGGTGACGCTGCCACCGGCCGACCTCAGCTCGATCCCGCGCTGGCACCTCGGCCCGTTCTACCAGCACTACCTCAACGCGGTGGTGGCCGGGAACGTCCGCTCGGTGCTCGACGACGCGGTGGGCCTGATCAGCGGCCGGAAGCGGAGTTTCACCCACGGATCGGCCGATCTGCCCAGGCACGACCCGGTGCTGCAGGAAGTCGTCGGGGAGATCGCGGCGTCGTCCTCGGCGGCCACCGCCGTCGTCCTCGAGACCGCCGACGTGCTCTCGCGCGTCCCTCATTCCCTGAACGACGCACGCACCGACGACGCCGTCGTGCACGAGGCGGCCCTGCGCGCCTCGCAGGCCCAGGTGGCCGTGCACGATCTTGGGTTGCGCGCCGCGACGCTGCTTTTCGAGGTCGGTGGGGCGTCGGCGGTGAAGCGCTCGGCGAACCTGGACCGGCACTGGCGCAACATCCGCACGGTCGTGTCGCACAACCCGGTGCGGTTCAAGAACCGGGCGATCGGTGACCTGCTGGTCAACGACGTGACCCTGCCCGACAACACGTACTTCTGATCGGGGAATCCGCGTGACCCGCCAGCTCCACCTGAATCTGTTCATCCTGGCCTCCGGGCATCACGAGGCGGCGTGGAGGCATGAGTCCTCCACGCCGGGGCGGATGTTCGATCCGGACTTCTACACCGGCCTGGCCCGGACGGCCGAGGCCGCGGCGTTCGACGCGGTGTTCCTGGCCGACATCCCCAAGCTCGACGACAACATCGAGTTCAACTCGGCCGGGCGGCTCGACCCGATGATCACCCTGGCGACCATCGCCGCGGCGACGGAGCGGATCGGGCTGATCGGCACCGCGTCCACCACCTACTCCCACCCCTGGCAGCTGGCCCGCGCGTTCTCGAGCCTCGACCACCTGTCGCGGGGACGGGCCGGCTGGAACATCGTCACGACCGACTCCCCGGCCGCGGCCCGCAACTTCGGCCTGGACGGGAACCCGGACGCGGCGACCCGTTACGAGCGCGCCGACGAGTACGTGGACGCGGTGCTCAAGCTCTGGGACAGCTGGCAGGACGACGCGATCCGCCTCGACCGCGCGGCAGGCCGCTACCTCGACCCCTCGCGGATCCACCAGCCGTTGATCGACAGTGCCCATGTGAAGGTCGCGGGAGCGCTGACCACGCCCCGCCCGCCGCAGGGCTACCCGGTGCTGGTGCAGGCCGGATCGTCCAACCACGGGCGGGCTTTCGCGGCCAAGTACGCCGAGGCCATCTTCACCGCACAGCAGCACATCGACGACGCCCTGGCCTTCTGCGCCGACGTGAA
This genomic interval carries:
- a CDS encoding monooxygenase; the protein is MAAVTPGSAELDALIARIAEGSARREAEATAPFEQIAWIKEARLGAFRLPVAEGGGGAGVRELFDLVIRLAHADSNIGHLLRAHFGTVEDILTWPASPRRERWRARIAAGELFGNGNNELGAKHAGDFSKSTTFTPDGDSYVVNGTKYYSTGTLYADHTFVTGVTPEGLPVQALLTLGTEGITVEDDWDGFGQSLTATGTTRFEGARVPAQEVTLPPADLSSIPRWHLGPFYQHYLNAVVAGNVRSVLDDAVGLISGRKRSFTHGSADLPRHDPVLQEVVGEIAASSSAATAVVLETADVLSRVPHSLNDARTDDAVVHEAALRASQAQVAVHDLGLRAATLLFEVGGASAVKRSANLDRHWRNIRTVVSHNPVRFKNRAIGDLLVNDVTLPDNTYF
- a CDS encoding LLM class flavin-dependent oxidoreductase, with product MTRQLHLNLFILASGHHEAAWRHESSTPGRMFDPDFYTGLARTAEAAAFDAVFLADIPKLDDNIEFNSAGRLDPMITLATIAAATERIGLIGTASTTYSHPWQLARAFSSLDHLSRGRAGWNIVTTDSPAAARNFGLDGNPDAATRYERADEYVDAVLKLWDSWQDDAIRLDRAAGRYLDPSRIHQPLIDSAHVKVAGALTTPRPPQGYPVLVQAGSSNHGRAFAAKYAEAIFTAQQHIDDALAFCADVKGRAAARGRNPEHLKILPGLSPVIGGTEEEALRLQAELNELTVPAFGLMQLKDFAYVDLDHLDLDERVPEEAFAGAGDVTDNLKSRTQVYADIVRREKPTLRELLHKLAGARGHKVLAGTPEQIADHVELWFTRGAADGFNVMPPSLPAGLDAFTETVVPILRARGLFREGYTGTTFREHLGLPRPANQYV